Genomic DNA from Mesorhizobium sp. 131-2-1:
CCTTCCTTGGCGTCTGGATGGTGATCAACCTTGTCACCGGCCTGATCGGCTTTGCTCCTGGCGTCGACGGCCAGATCGCCTGGGAGGCGCATATTGGCGGCTTTGTCGCCGGCTTCTTCGGTGTGCGTGCTTTCGACCGTCTCCAGCCGCTGGAGTAAACCGCGCCGCACTTGAAAAGCAACCAATCACGGCGCACCATGTTCACCGGAACGTGAATGCCGGTCAGGGCAGGAAACCGGCAAGCAAAGCTGAGGAGGACGCCATGACTGTTAAGGCAATTCTCGAAAAAAAGGGCCATGACGTGCTGACGCTCGGGCCGAACGAAAAGCTGAGCGAAGCCATCCGCATCCTGACCGAGCACAGGATAGGCGCGCTGGTCATCACCAATGGCGACCACAAGATCGTCGGCATCCTCTCCGAGCGCGACATCGTGCGCGTAATCGCCAAGGAAGGTGCCGCGGCGCTCGACATACCGGTGCGTTCGGCGATGACGCCGAAGGTGAAGATCTGCAACGAGAACCACACCGTCAACGAGGTGATGGAGATCATGACCAGGGGCCGCTTCCGCCATCTGCCAGTGGA
This window encodes:
- a CDS encoding CBS domain-containing protein; amino-acid sequence: MTVKAILEKKGHDVLTLGPNEKLSEAIRILTEHRIGALVITNGDHKIVGILSERDIVRVIAKEGAAALDIPVRSAMTPKVKICNENHTVNEVMEIMTRGRFRHLPVEKDGLLYGIVSIGDVVKRRIEDVEREAEEIRAYIATA